A window of Plantibacter sp. PA-3-X8 genomic DNA:
TCCGGTCGGGTTGACGGCGACGATGAACGGGAGCTGGAGCCGCTGCAGGTAGGCGAATTTGGAGCGCCACTCGGCGAGGGTCATCGCGTCCTCGTCGAAGGTGACCATGCTGTTGGCGACGTAGTGGTTGTAGATCGCCCGGATGTCGGGCAGGTCGGCCGCAGTGGCGTCGCGCATCGTGAAGGCGAACGGCGTCTCGGGGGTCGGCGGCTTGCGCAGGTGCGGCGGCAGCCGGCGCCTCGGCTCGTACTCCTCTTCCAGCATCCCCCAAGCCTAACGAGGGGGTGGGTCGCCGGACAGCCCTTGCGGCCGACGCCACGACCCGGTCGTCAGTCGAGCGACCAGTCGATCGGGTCCACGCCGCGGGAGACGAGGAAGTCGTTCGTGCGGCTGAACGGCTTCGAGCCGAAGAAGCCCCGCGAGGCGGAGAGCGGACTCGGGTGCGCCGAGACGATGACGTGGCGGTCGGGGTCGCCCGATGATTCGAGCAGCGGTGCCAGTCGTTCGGCGTCCTTGCCCCAGAGGATCGACACGAGCGGTGCGGGGCGTGCGGCGAGCGCGCGGATCGCCTGTTCCGTGACCGCCTCCCAGCCGTGTCGGCGGTGCGACCCGGCGGAACCCGCCTCGACCGTGAGGACGCGGTTGAGGAGCAGCACGCCCTGTCCGGTCCACGAACTGAGATCGCCGTGTTCCGGCGTCGGGACACCGAGGTCCTCGCGGAGTTCCCGATGGATGTTCGCGAGGCTGCGCGGCACCGGGCGGACCTCCCGGTCCGCGGCGAACGACAGGCCGATCGGATGACCCGGCGTCGGGTACGGGTCCTGCCCGACGATGAGGACCCGGACCGCGCTGAACGGCGTACGGAAGGCCCGCAGGACGAGCTCGGGTGCCGGCAACCATCGGGCACCGGCCGCTGTCTGCGCCGCGAGCCAGTGGTCGATCGTCGCGAGGTCGTCCGCGACGGGTGCGAGCGCGCCGGCCCACCCCTCGTCCATCGACCCCGCCGCGGCGAGCTGTGCCGGGGTGCCGCCGAGGATCCCGTTCGTCATGGACTACTGCTGCTGCGGCTGCTCGGCACCGATCGTGCGGACGACGACCCCGTGCTCGGCGGTGAAGACCTGCCAGACACTGCCGCCACCGAGGACGGAGAGCGCCCCCTGCCCGACGACGAGCGCCGTGTTCTCGTCGATCGCGACCCCGCCGTCGACGACCCCGGCCTCCGTCGCGGCGACGAGCCGCCCGAGGGTGCCCCACTGTGCGGCATGCGCCTCGACCGCGATGTCGACGAGCCCGAGACCGTCGCCGATCGTGACCTCGTCGAGTTCCTCGGACGCCGCCTCGGGGCTCACGGGGACCTCGCCGACACGCCATCCGCCGATGATCGCGTGCTCGGCGGCGATCATCGCGCCGGCCGAGATGCCGAGGTAGGGCAGACCGGACGCGACGAGGCGTCGGATGTCGGTGGCGACCGGCGCGACCGCCTCCGCGTAGGCCGAGGGCAGTCCGCCGCCGACGACGATCCCGTCGACCTCGGCCAGCTGAGCCTGCGCGACCACGCCGCCCTCGCGGACGACCACGCGGATCGCCTCGATCTCACCGGAGCGTGCGACGGCACGTTCCAGGGCGGCGGACTGCTCGAGCCCGTCACCGTCGTGCACGACGACGATCGCGATGCGCGGGGCCAACCGACCGGCGACGACCGCGAGCGCGGCCGCCTCGGCGATGAACGCTGCGTAGACGGTCGACTCGGTCTCTGGGGCGGCCGGACCGCCGAGGAGGAAAACACTCACCCTGAGACCCTACCCGGCACCCCGGATCAGGCGGGGACGATCAGGCCGTGATCGTCGGCAGCGTCGACCAGGGGAAGGAGATCCAGCGGTCGACACGCTTCCACACGTAGTCGGGGCGGAGCACCGTCTGCGGCTTCTCGTACAGCGTCACCGTGCGGACCTCCGCACCGCTCGCCTGCATGAGTTCCAGCACCATCGCGAGCGTGCGACCCGAGTCGGACACGTCGTCGACGAGCAGCACCCGGCTCCCCGGCAACCCGGCCACGTCGAGCAGCGGCGGGAGCACGACGGGCTCGGGGAGACGCGCGTCGACCCCGGTGTAGAACTCGACGTTCAGCGCGCCGCACGCCTTCACGTCGAGGGCGTAGGCGATGGCACCGGCGAGCAGGAGCCCACCGCGCGCGATCGCGACGACGGAGTCGGGCCGGAACCCGCTCGCGACGATCGCACTGGACAGTTCGCGGGCCGCGTCACCGAACGTGGGCCAGTCGAGGACCTCTCGCTCCGGGGACGCTGCGCTGGGGTTCTCGGTCGACATCCTCCAACGCTATCCTGCCGGCCGGGCCGCCTGTACCATCCCCACATGGCGCGAGACAGCACGACGACCGGCGGAGCCTCGGCGACCGGATGGCGGACGTCGATCCGTGGGTCGGCAGCCGGCATCACCGCAGGACTCATCGGCTGGTTGTTCCTCGTCGAGATCACGAGCGGCGTCCTGCAGGGCTACTACGTCCCGCTCATCCCGGACCTTGTCGAGCACCTGGGCATCCACGACGCGGACTTCAACTGGTTCGAGGCCGCGCAACTGCTGTTGTCGGCGCTCGTCGTCCCCATCCTCGCGAAGCTCGGCGACATGTTCGGGCACAAGCGGGTCCTCCTCGTCTCCACCGTGTTGACGGCCGGCGCCAGCTGGTGGCTCGTCCTCGCCGGGGACTTCTGGTCGTTCCTCGCGGCCTGGGCACTGCAGGGCTTCTACGTCGTGTGGCTGCCACTCGAGATCGCACTCATCTTCGAGCGGGGCCGTCGCTCCGGAACCGGGGCCTCGCAGACCCGCCGGGCCGCCGGCCTGCTCGTCGTGGCGCTCGAGGCCGGCGCCATCATCGGTGCGCTGTCGAGCGGACGCATCCTCACCGCCCTCGGCGGCGACATCCCACTCACGATGAT
This region includes:
- a CDS encoding uracil-DNA glycosylase, with amino-acid sequence MTNGILGGTPAQLAAAGSMDEGWAGALAPVADDLATIDHWLAAQTAAGARWLPAPELVLRAFRTPFSAVRVLIVGQDPYPTPGHPIGLSFAADREVRPVPRSLANIHRELREDLGVPTPEHGDLSSWTGQGVLLLNRVLTVEAGSAGSHRRHGWEAVTEQAIRALAARPAPLVSILWGKDAERLAPLLESSGDPDRHVIVSAHPSPLSASRGFFGSKPFSRTNDFLVSRGVDPIDWSLD
- a CDS encoding Type 1 glutamine amidotransferase-like domain-containing protein encodes the protein MSVFLLGGPAAPETESTVYAAFIAEAAALAVVAGRLAPRIAIVVVHDGDGLEQSAALERAVARSGEIEAIRVVVREGGVVAQAQLAEVDGIVVGGGLPSAYAEAVAPVATDIRRLVASGLPYLGISAGAMIAAEHAIIGGWRVGEVPVSPEAASEELDEVTIGDGLGLVDIAVEAHAAQWGTLGRLVAATEAGVVDGGVAIDENTALVVGQGALSVLGGGSVWQVFTAEHGVVVRTIGAEQPQQQ
- a CDS encoding phosphoribosyltransferase, with the protein product MSTENPSAASPEREVLDWPTFGDAARELSSAIVASGFRPDSVVAIARGGLLLAGAIAYALDVKACGALNVEFYTGVDARLPEPVVLPPLLDVAGLPGSRVLLVDDVSDSGRTLAMVLELMQASGAEVRTVTLYEKPQTVLRPDYVWKRVDRWISFPWSTLPTITA